A genomic segment from Microbulbifer elongatus encodes:
- a CDS encoding GlxA family transcriptional regulator: MTDSSPEFDTLDTFQPPRFGQSDVVHIGFLLIPDFSFFALACCSEPLRVANRLADKKLFTFTFLSEDGSPVKASNGIPFDTQYSIADCPDEYQTVVVISGFNPLDGCSDTLYSELRRLAANGASLGCVDTGAHILARAGLLQGQRTVVHWEASSGFQENYPTIQVVPERFMIEENRVSAAGGLSSLDMMLNIIGAAHGQELATAVAEQFTYTHIQSAEDAQRMSLRGRLSTTNKRLIRAVQLMEKNLTMPLSIHEIAQRCETSVRELERLFKNDVGTPPKRYYRKLRLDKARQLLRQTDMTVLDIAISCGFQSAAYFSSAYRKDFGISPSKDRE, encoded by the coding sequence ATGACCGATAGTTCTCCCGAGTTCGATACCCTGGATACGTTTCAACCACCGCGCTTTGGACAGAGCGATGTGGTGCATATCGGTTTCCTGCTGATTCCCGATTTTTCCTTCTTTGCCCTCGCCTGCTGTTCCGAGCCCCTGCGGGTGGCAAACCGGCTCGCGGACAAGAAGTTATTCACATTTACCTTCCTCTCCGAGGACGGCTCGCCGGTCAAGGCATCCAATGGCATTCCCTTTGACACCCAATATTCCATCGCGGATTGCCCCGACGAGTACCAGACGGTGGTGGTGATTTCCGGGTTCAACCCGCTGGACGGCTGTTCCGACACTCTGTATTCGGAGCTGCGCCGACTGGCCGCCAACGGCGCGAGTCTCGGTTGCGTGGATACCGGAGCGCATATTCTGGCCCGCGCGGGGTTACTGCAGGGGCAGCGTACCGTGGTGCACTGGGAAGCAAGCAGTGGCTTTCAGGAAAACTACCCCACCATTCAGGTGGTGCCCGAGCGCTTTATGATCGAGGAAAATCGGGTGTCCGCAGCGGGTGGACTCAGCAGCCTGGATATGATGCTGAATATTATCGGGGCCGCCCACGGCCAGGAACTGGCTACGGCGGTGGCCGAGCAGTTTACCTATACCCACATTCAAAGTGCGGAAGACGCCCAGCGCATGAGTCTGCGCGGACGCCTCTCCACCACCAATAAACGTCTGATCCGCGCCGTGCAGTTGATGGAAAAAAACCTGACCATGCCACTTTCCATTCACGAAATTGCCCAGCGCTGTGAAACCTCTGTGCGCGAGCTGGAGCGACTGTTTAAAAACGACGTAGGCACCCCGCCCAAACGCTATTACCGCAAGCTGCGCCTGGACAAGGCCCGTCAGCTGCTGCGCCAGACCGATATGACGGTACTGGATATCGCCATTTCCTGCGGCTTCCAGTCCGCCGCCTATTTCAGCTCCGCTTACCGCAAGGATTTTGGTATCAGCCCGAGCAAGGACCGCGAATAA
- a CDS encoding BKACE family enzyme: MQINNKVIITCALTGAGATTEKSPHVPVTPKQIADDAIAAAKAGAAVAHIHVRDPETGAPSRSVALYKEVVERIRESDTDVVINLTAGMGGDLLLGPDDNPMDFADGTDLVGGMERLAHIEELRPEICTLDCGSLNFGDQNLVYISSPEMLRLGARRVQELGAKPELEIFDTGNLWFANQMLAEGLLDAPPLFQLCMGIPWGAPPDISTLKAMVDNLPEGAQWAGFGIGRHQFPMATQVMLMGGNIRVGLEDNLYLKRGELATNAQLVEKIRNIIELLGSSVATPAETRERLNLKKHY, translated from the coding sequence ATGCAGATCAACAACAAGGTGATCATCACCTGTGCCCTTACCGGTGCCGGCGCCACGACCGAAAAGAGCCCGCATGTACCGGTCACCCCGAAACAGATTGCCGACGACGCCATCGCCGCCGCCAAAGCCGGTGCAGCAGTGGCACATATTCATGTGCGCGACCCGGAAACCGGCGCCCCCAGCCGCTCCGTAGCCCTCTATAAAGAAGTGGTAGAGCGTATCCGCGAGTCCGATACCGATGTGGTAATCAACCTCACCGCGGGCATGGGTGGCGACCTGCTGCTGGGCCCGGACGACAATCCCATGGATTTCGCCGACGGCACGGATCTGGTGGGCGGGATGGAGCGCCTCGCCCATATCGAGGAGCTGCGCCCGGAGATCTGCACCCTGGATTGCGGCTCCCTCAACTTCGGCGACCAGAACCTCGTGTATATCTCCTCCCCGGAAATGCTGCGCCTCGGCGCCAGGCGCGTACAGGAGCTGGGGGCAAAACCGGAACTGGAAATTTTCGACACCGGCAACCTGTGGTTTGCCAACCAGATGCTCGCGGAAGGGTTGCTGGACGCGCCGCCGCTGTTCCAGCTGTGTATGGGTATTCCCTGGGGCGCGCCGCCCGACATCAGCACCCTGAAAGCCATGGTGGACAATCTGCCAGAGGGCGCCCAGTGGGCGGGCTTCGGCATCGGCCGCCACCAGTTCCCCATGGCCACCCAGGTCATGTTGATGGGCGGTAATATCCGCGTGGGCCTGGAAGACAACCTTTACCTGAAGCGCGGCGAACTGGCCACCAACGCACAGCTGGTGGAAAAAATCCGCAACATCATCGAACTCCTGGGCAGCAGCGTCGCCACACCGGCGGAAACCCGCGAGCGACTGAATCTGAAAAAACACTATTGA
- a CDS encoding L-carnitine dehydrogenase — translation MSHATVIGTGVIGAGWVARLLAQGHDVVAWDPGAEAERKLRESVDTAWPALEKVGLVTGASRERLRFATSLKEACEGAYFIQENAPEREAMKVDLLAEISRAAPQDALIGSSTSGFKPSVLQQNMVAPERFVVSHPFNPVYLLPLVEVVGGEQTSAETIARAQEFFRGIGMHPLHVRNEIDGHLSDRLLEAVWREILHLVNDGVATTGELDQAITYGPGLRWAFMGTNLTYHLAGGETGMRHMLEQFGPALKLPWTKLEAPELNDQLIDRMVEGTQEQAGDHSIRELETLRDNCLVRIMEALSEFEMGAGEVLAAHRKRLDG, via the coding sequence ATGTCACACGCAACAGTTATCGGCACCGGTGTTATCGGTGCAGGATGGGTCGCGCGCCTGCTGGCGCAGGGTCACGACGTGGTAGCCTGGGACCCGGGCGCAGAGGCAGAGCGCAAACTGCGCGAGAGCGTCGACACCGCCTGGCCGGCTCTGGAGAAAGTCGGGCTGGTCACCGGTGCCAGCCGCGAGCGCCTGCGCTTTGCCACCTCACTGAAAGAGGCCTGCGAAGGGGCTTACTTTATTCAGGAAAATGCCCCTGAGCGCGAGGCGATGAAGGTGGATCTGCTGGCGGAAATCAGCCGCGCAGCACCGCAGGATGCCCTGATCGGTTCGTCCACTTCTGGTTTTAAACCCAGTGTACTGCAACAGAATATGGTGGCACCGGAGCGCTTCGTGGTGAGCCACCCGTTTAACCCGGTCTACCTGCTGCCGCTGGTGGAAGTGGTGGGTGGTGAACAGACTTCTGCGGAAACCATTGCGCGCGCGCAGGAATTTTTCCGCGGTATCGGCATGCACCCGCTGCATGTGCGCAACGAAATCGACGGACACCTTTCCGACCGCCTGCTGGAAGCGGTATGGCGAGAAATACTGCACCTGGTAAACGATGGTGTTGCCACCACCGGTGAGCTGGATCAGGCCATCACCTACGGCCCGGGTCTGCGCTGGGCATTTATGGGCACCAACCTGACCTACCATCTGGCGGGTGGCGAAACCGGTATGCGCCACATGCTGGAACAATTCGGCCCGGCCCTGAAGTTGCCGTGGACCAAACTGGAAGCGCCGGAACTCAACGACCAGCTGATCGACCGCATGGTGGAAGGCACGCAGGAACAGGCCGGCGATCACAGCATCCGCGAGCTGGAAACCCTGCGGGATAACTGCCTGGTGCGGATTATGGAAGCATTGAGCGAGTTCGAGATGGGTGCCGGTGAAGTGCTGGCAGCGCATCGCAAGCGCCTCGACGGTTAA